The Synechococcus sp. RS9916 DNA segment GCAGCTCCTGGCCTTGGCGAATCCGATGCAGCAGCTGCGCGGCACGGCGGCAATGCTCGAGCGCCAGAAGAGTCTCAAGCGTTGCCGCCATCTGCTGGAGGCTTGGGGTGGGCAGCGGCTGCAGACGTTGGAACGTTGCATCGCCTCGCTGATCGCGCAGGAGCAGGACCAGCCGCAGACGCTTGCCAACATCGACATGGAACAGCGCATTCAGGCCTTGTTCGACGACCTCAACGCCGATGCCCTTCGCTTTCAGGAGCTCTATTACAGCGAGCGCAAACACATTGCCCATCTCGATGAGCAGCGCTGTGCGGGCTATTCCGGACCTCAGGAGACTCCGGGGGGAGCCGCAGCCTGAGGCTTAGCGGGGCCGGCTCAGCGCTTTGATCAGAGCGGTGTCGTTCATTGACTCGAGCTCAAGGGCTTGCCACTGCTGTTGCCAGCCGCGTACCCGCACGGCCAGTCGTTGCTGATAGCGCTCGGAGAGTGCGGCTGGTGCGAGTCCCATCGCCACCCCTTTGCGGATCACCGTCGCGGCAAGCGCCCCGCTTTCGAGCGCTCGGTCGATGCCATGGCCTTGATGGGGGTCCACCAACGCTGCTGCATCTCCCGCGAGCAGGATTCCAGCTGATGACTGGGGTGCCGTAGTGGGGTGGATCACGGGGATGGCCATCGTCTGGATGGTTGACGTGTTGTGATGGCTCGCCTCGACTGCGGAATGATCCCAGTCGTGATTAAGGGTTTGGATCCATTGGCGAGTGCGCTCCATTAAGTCCCTGCCCCTGATCGGTAAGTCGCCATGGCGATTCACCATGGCGGCGACGCCGCAGTTGAACCCGCCTGGAACGGCGAAGGCCCAGGCATAGGTCGACTCTCCGGGCCAGAGGTAGTGGAGGCGTGACCGCGGTTGAGCTTGAGCGCTGCTGGTCTGGGACTCGTGCGGCGTCAGATAGCAACGACTGGCCAGGGCCTGAAGAGAGCGTGGTCGGGCTGGGTTGCTCTGTCGCTGAATGGCGGAGGCTGCTCCGTCGCAACCCACCACCACTGGCGTGGTGATGGCAAAGCGTTTGAGGGGCTTGCCTTCGCGGGTTCGGATCCGTCCGCGCACCTGCCACCGCTGGATCGCCTGGTCCCACCTCAGGCTTTCCACTTGCCAGCCAAACTCCATTGGCAGCTGGCGTTCCCTGCAGCGTTCCACCAGCCAGTGGTCGAGGTCATGGCGCCGAACGGTTTGGAGGCATGCTGTGCTCGACAGGATGGCCCCGCGTTCCGCAAGCCATCCCTGACCGGTCAGCCCTTGGTCATAACCCCGGGCTCTGACGCTGCCCCGCTCTTCCAGAGAGCTGCGGCACTGCAGCTCTGGGGACGTTGTAAGTAGCCCCAGATGCTGGACCAGGGTCTGGGCGCCGAGGGGCAGGGCATCGCCACAAATTTTGTCGCGGGGAAAGTGGGCACGATCCAGGGCCAGCACCTCCAGGCCGCTTCCTGCCAGTGCCATCCCACAGGCTGCACCTGCTGGGCCCAGGCCAACGATCAGCACCTGCACCTGTCGACTCTCTTGTTGTGGTTTTGCACTCATGGATTGGGCTGCAGCGGCTGATCCAGACGGTTGTGGGTGAGGACCCGAAGCAGGTGCATGGGTTCACGCGACACGCTGCCGGCGTGCAAGAGCGCCTCCAGCTCCCGCGCCCGGGCGATCACCATTTGGCAGGCCTCACCGTGGTGCTGAGGATCCAAGGTCTGGAGGTAGACGTGGGCGCGGGCGTCGTCGCGCAGACCGCCATCCGCGTTGAGGCCAAGGCTGTTCAGGAATAACGCAGCCTTGAACTGTCCTAGGGCCGCCAACATGCCCAGGGCATCAGCAATCAGCTCATCAAACAGGTTGATGCGCATTTCGCCCACAAGCCGTTTGCAGGCGATATGGGTGAGTTCATGCTCCAGTCGCCAACGCCTGGAGCGTTCGATCCAGTCCTCGTCTGACAGGTCTCCAGGGATGCATGAGGCAGGTAGGGAGCTGTAAGGCGCCTCATGCAGCATCAGCAGTTGACAGCGCTGCTCCCGCCCGATGTCGCGGATCAGCCCCCAATGAATCAGCCCCGCCACAGCCTGGGCGTGCACTGTGGCTTGGATGCTGGCAGGTTCACAGCGATGGGCCAGACAGCGCACGGCAAGCACGAAATCGGTTTGTGCTCGGAAGTGAATCACCGGGATCGATCCGCAGGGGTGCGGGGCCAGGCTGATGGTGATGCCTGCGGGGTCTTCCAGTTGGGGAGCCGCCCGCTGATCCGCAGGACTTGCGGCTTCGCCCTGCAACACCAGGCGACGGTAAAGCTCGCTGCTGGCAGCTCCCCGCCGCGGCGTGATCCAGAGCTGCGGTAGGTGCTCCCGCAGTGCATCGAGGGGGGCGCTGTGCTGGCGTTGGTTATGCCTTTGGCTGATCCATTCCGCCCACCAGAGATCCTGCGCTGCGCGGGGCAGGGGCAGGTCCGGCCAGGCTTGATCACTCCCGCAGAAGTCGCTGCAATAGCGCTCAAGCGAAGGCATGGAGGCTTGGATGTCCAGTGCTGTTGGTCTAGTCCCGCTGCTCCGGCTGCGCCCGCGGGTCGCCGGGATTGGATGATGGCCCAATCGGTGGCTTCGGCTGCTCCGTTCCGTTTGGTGGTTGGCAATGACGGCCTTTCTTGAAGCGTTCTGGCACGGCGAAGGCATTGGCGACGGCGGTGATCTCGAAGAAGCCCTTCAGGCCTATGTCGAGGTCAAGCCCGACGATGACGATTGGCCAGCGGCCTGTGCTGCTGAGGGTGCTGAACCACGGATTGAGCGCTTCGCGTCGTTTGAGGCCTATCTCGACAACGAGGATGCCCTGGAAGTCATCCCCGTGAGTGCGCAGATGATCGTTGATGCCCTCGCACAGCGTTCAGCCTGATGGTGGAAGCGTCCTTCGAGTTCTCGGCCTTTACTGCCGTGAATCACCTCTGGCCGGCGTTTGTTGATCAGCTTGGGGTGGTGAAGTCTCAGCAGGCGGTTCGTCAGGCGTTGGATTTGCAAGCCATGCACGGCAAGGACGGCACGGTGCCGGTCTTGTTTGTTGAAACGTGCGGAATCGCCCTGGCCAGTTCGGTTCTCCTGCGGGAGGAAACAGGCTTGAACGCCCATGGCGGCGGCATGGTGCTGCTTGTGTCCAAGCGGGCCCAAGAGCTTCAGTTGATCTGGGGCGTCTAAGACCCTGCTGTTTTTCTGGCGGTGGGTGTTGCGCTGATGGATCAGTGCCGGCAGCCTGCGGCTGATGTCGTTGAAGGGTTGGGATGACCTCCTCCAGTGCAGGGGTGCAGAAGGTGGCGATCATTGGTGGTGGTGTTGCCGGCCTCACGCTCGCCCTTGCCCTCCAGCGGCATGGCATCCGCGTGTCGGTGCATGAGAAGTACGACCATTACCAGAGCCAGTCGACCGGTTTCCTGATCTGGAGTTACGCCATCAAGATCCTGCAGGACCTTGATGTGCCGGTGCAGAACTTCGGGGCACCGCTGGAGGTCTTTCGCATGCACGGCCGCAAGGGGCAGCCCGTGGTCGATATGCCCATTGGCGATGTATCCCGTCGCAATGGTGCCGAGAGCTATGAGGTCAACCGCCGGCGTTTGTCACAGACCCTGGCGGCCATGGTGGGCAACGATCTCGTGCTCGGTCAGGAGTGCGTCTCGGTGGTGAACCATCCCGGACACGCCACGGCCCATTTCGCTGATGGCAGTTGTGTGGATGCCGATGTGGTGATCGCCTGCGATGGCGCCAACAGTGCCCTGCGCCAGCAGATGTTTCCCGATGTGCGCCTGCGCATGCTCGGTTCTGGAGGCTGGATCGCTGTGATTGACGCGATTCCGGAGGGGCTTGAACCAGGCGTGCAGATGGATTTTTGGCTTCCTGGCTGCAAGGCGGGGGTGGCTCAGCTTGGCCATGGTGAAACCCGCTGGTATGTGGCGTTCAACACCATCCAGCCGCAGGCTGACGTGGCCAAAAAAGAGCAGATTCAGCAGCAGATCAAGCGTGTGCCGGAGCTGCTTCAGCGTTGTCTGGAGCTGACGGATGAAGAGCAGATGGTCTTTACCCAAGCAGGTGATCTATTGGCCTTGTCACCGTGGTACCGCGATCGTGTTCTGCTGATTGGCGACGCTGCTCATGCCACCAGTCCCTACGCCGGGATGGGGGCCTGTTCTGCCATTGCGGATGCAGCCGTTCTGGCCGATTTGATCGCCTCAGGCCGTCCTGTCGCTGAGATCTTTCAGTGCTTCGAGGCGGCGCGTAAGCCTGCCGCTGATGCTGTGATCAAAGAGTCGCGTCATGGCCTGGATCGCTCCACCTGTGGTGGTCTGCGCAGTTGGATGCGCGATTTGATGTTCGCCAACATCCCCAGTCCCAAGCTCGATCAGATCGTGGAAGACATGGTCACCGGGCGCTGATGCCAGTCCCACCTTCGGCTGGGCTCAGGCCCGCACCACGGGCACGTCGCTCAGCCGGGTTGTGCAGGCCTGCCCCAGCCGATCACGGCGCATCATCCAGCTTGGGGTCATGCCGCAGGCGGCCCAGGCCACGGTGCCGCTGCCATAGCGGCGATTGAGGCCGTCAATCGTGGCCAGCAGAACCTCCCGGCGCTGGAGATCGGCGGGGTCGCATGGGGTGAGCAGGTGTTGTTGCAGGTGGTGGATGCCCTGCAGGTGTTGCATCAGCACCCCAGCTTTGGCGAGTGGGCGGTGCGGCTGAAAAATGCGTGCCACCAGAGGCAGTGCTGCCTTGAGCAGCACCGTGGTGTCGTTGCTGGGTAGGTCGAGTTGGCGGCTGGCAGAGCGGCTGTAGAAGCCTGGGCTGAATGGACTGGTGCGGGTATAAATCGTCAGGGCTGCGGCGCGTTGCCCCTGCTTGCGCAGCTTTTCGGCGGCCCGCACCACGTAGGTGGCGATCGCTTGTTGCAGTTCCTCGAGGCTGGTGACCGGTCGGCTGAAGCTGCGGCTGACGCAGGTTTCCTGTTTGGGGGAGGGGGCCAGGGCGAGGGGCAGGCAGGCATGGCCCCTGAGCTCCCGTTGCAGGCGCCAACCCACCACGCCGGCTTTGGCTTTCAACACACCGGTGGGCATGTCGCGCAACTGACGGGCGTTGGTGATGCCGCGGCCGCGGCACCAATGGGCGAGTTTGCGACCAATGCCCCACACGTCTTCGATGGCGATCGTTTCCAGCCAGGGGTCGGGGTCGCCACAGTGCCCCAGGTCAAACACGCCGGCATGGGCTGGGATGCCTTTGGCCAGTTGATTCGCCAATTTGGCCTGGCTTTTGCTTGGGCCCAGCCCGATGGCGATCGGCAGGCCCAGGTTGTGCTTGATGCGGGCTCGCAGTTGCCGCGCCCATCCCCTGAGATCGCCGTCCACGGGCCGGGTCAGGCATGCGAAGGCTTCATCGATGGAATAGATCTCCAGGTCTTCCGCCTGTTGCTCCAGCAGGCTCATCAGCCGCTGGCTCATATCGGCGTAAAGGGCGTAATTGGAACTGCGCACCACCACGTTCAGGCGTTCGAGATCATGCCGCGCTTGGAAAAACGGTGTGCCCATGGCGATGCCCAGTGCTCGGGCTTCAGCGCTGCGGGCCACGATGCAGCCGTCGTTGTTGGAAAGCACCACCACGGGTTTGCCTTGCAGCGCCGGATCGAGACTCTGCTCACAGGAGGCATAGAAGTTGTTGGCGTCGATCAGCGCCGTGGCCTTGGCCATCAGAGTGGATGAATCACGTGCACAGCCACGCCCCAGATCTGCACATCGGTGCAGTGATGCAGATCCAGACAGGGGTAAGCGGGATTGGCGGCTTCCAGGTGCAGCCCGCGTTGATCGCGCATCAACCGCTTGAGCGTGAAGGCCCCGTCGAGGATCGCCACCACGATGCGTCCGGGCCGGGGATTGAGGCTGCGGTCGACCACCAGCAGGTCGCCGTCATGGATGCCGGCACCGATCATGGAGTCACCGCTGACGCGCAGAAAAAAGGTGCTGCTGGGGTGGCGGATCAGTTGCTCATTGAGGTCGATGCCGACATCCACGTAGTCGTCGGCAGGTGACGGGAAACCGGCCGCCACGCGCTCCCCGGCCAGGGGAATGGCCAACGGGCGTCGTTGCGCTCGCAGCGGTAACGGCGTGTTCTGAACGTCCACGGCACGAACACCTCCTTCCTGTTAATAGTACAGATGTTCTGCTGTGTTGGTGGGGGTGGGTGCCGGAAGATGGACGCCCCACGCCATTGGATCGTTATGGCTGATGCTCCTTATCTGATCGCTTTGGCGTTGTTGGAGCAGAACGGAGCACGAGCCCTGCCTTTGGGGGGACGCTCGCTGCCGGCCGATGCCGACTTGACGCCCGGTGGTGAGCCCCACGTCATGGCCAAGGAGCTCGCCCTGGAGCTGCTGGTTCGGGTGTGGCAACGCAGTGATGATGGACCGCTTCAGCAGGCCTCACCGCAGGGCAGTTTGTTGCTGGCGGAGGTGCCCATGGGGTGCTTGCCCGAGGATCTGCCGACGCTCAAGGCCGCCTGGTTGAACAGTGGTGACACCACCGCTTTCCATCAGGGACTGCAGGCCATGGCCGGCCGGGTCTGGACCCTGTCATTCGCCAAGTTTCAGCCCCTTGTCTTTACACCTCTGGCCGCGTGAGCGGTTGGAGGAATCCCGCGATCAACGGCTCTGGTTTTCGTCGAGGGCGGCATCGAGCGTGATGCCGCGGGTTTCTGCTGTGGCCACAACCTTGTAGGCCGTTTGGCGGTTGTTCACCACATGGCAGTGCTGCTGGGCATCGCAAACCCGGAAGCGCCCTCCGGCCATGAAGTCAGCGGTGAGTCCGGAGGAGGTTCTCAGCATGCGCATGACGATGATCTCCGGCTTGCGTCATCCTCGGGCCGTTCCCGCGGAGGCGCTTGAGGAGGAATACCTAAAACCAAGGGCAATTGAGCGATTGCGCTCATGGATCTCAGTGCACCAATGCTTAGACCGGATTTAACCCTGCGGTTGAACGTCATGACTGCATCAAGGCCGTCAACGCATCAGCCTGAAGCGCACTCTCCCTCATGCCAGATTCCGCCTCGTCCCCAGACGATTCAGGCTCTGCTCAGCCTCGCTTGGCTCCATCCCCGCAGTGAGCGTCCGTCCTGGTTGCGGGCCGAACTTGGCGAATCTGGCCCGGACTGAAGCCAGTTCTCAGTTGTCCTTCGGTTGGATGACGGCTGCCTGAAGGAGGCTGAAGACAGCTGGAGCGGTTGATGTGGCTGTCTGTTCCCGATACGGCGCGCCGGGTTGCGGAACGGCGTGCTGCTTGGCCACGGCAGAGCAGTTTGCTTTTTACGTCAAGAACGAACCGCCGTTTCAGGCCTATTGCCCTTTGGTGGCGCGTTACGGAGAAACCCTGTTGGGATCATCCCGGTATGCCCATGCTGATGGGCGCCATTGAAGCGATCAGCGCTGCTTGGCTGCCATTGCATCGGTGCAATGGCAGGAATGGGAGTTGAGGGTTGGAGCGTGAGGGCAGACATCAGGGCCAGGCCGACGCCGATCAGGCCTGATTCGAACGACATAGATGGGATGGCAGTGGAGGTGTTGATCTCCGGATGCCTTCACCGTCGCTTCGCTGGTCTCAGCGCAAGATGATCTTGATCACAACGCGCTGTGATTTGGGTCACGCGCTAACCCCAGAGCGTTGGAGGCGCGGCGCAGATTGGCGCGTTCCAGCTGGGGACGTTTGCTCTCGACCAGGTGATAGCTGGACACCACACAGCAGGACTCAAAGCCGTCCTGCTGGAGGCAGACCCTTAGGCAACCGTCCGCAAGTGGTGTGACCTCCATGGGCAGCTCTTGGCCGTTAGGGCCATCCTGATGGGCTTGCGCCCCACTGACCAGAGGGCATTTGTGCTTAATGCAGGATGCGTGCTTAAGCCCGGTGATAAGGGCTGCCGGCACGGATCGTCTGGGCCCTGAACAGCTGTTCCAGCAGCAGCAGCCTGGCCAGTTCGTGCGGGAAGGTCATCGGAGACAGAGAGAGCTGCCAGGCCGCGGATGCCTTCAGTTCCGCGGTGATGCCATCGGCACCACCGATCACGAAAGCCAGCCGCTGGGATCCATAGCCCCCCAACCGGGAGGCAAAAGTGACCGAGTCGATGGTTTTGCCCTGTTCCATCAGGATCACGGGCACCTCGTCAGGGCGAAGCGCTTGGCGGATGGCTTCGGCTTCCTTTTCAGGAGTGCTGTCGCGGAGTTCGGTGATGGTCAGACCAGGAAGACGCTTGAGGTAAAGCGCAATGCCTTCCTGCACCCAGCTTTTGCGAACCTTGCCAACCGCCAGGATTCGACAGCGGGCCGGGTTCAAGCCCCATCCTCGTCGTCTTCCAGGAACAGCTGGCCGAAGGCGACATACATGCTCTCTTCTTCGCTGCCTGGGGCCACCTTGATCCGGCGGGGTTGGGTGTTCTTGCCTTTGCCCTGCTGACGACCGGGTGGCGAGGGCAGTGGTCCCGCTCCTGTGGATGGCGCCGGTGTTGTTGCGCTGCCACCAGCGGGGGAGCGGTTGGTGGCTTGACGACGCCGCTCGTCCTCGGCTTTTTGCTCCGCCTGTTTCAGGCGGGCCATCAAATGCTCCGGAACCGTTCCATCGGCGCTGACCGTCATCAGCTCGTGGAACAGCGCCTGGGGGTTCTCCTCGGTTTCCACCCGATGGCGCTTGTGCGTGGCCTTCGCGCGGGACTCTGCCTTGGGTTCGGGTTTCGCCAGCGGTTCCGGCAACTGGCGTCCCAGCTGCCTCAGGCGTTCCATGCTGCGGGGATCAAAGCTCATCAGCAGCCCAGGGTGTCGCGGGTGTCGCGGCCCGTCACGGGATTGGTGCCTTCGGCGGCGGCGCAGAGCGTCTTCAGAGCATCACCGCGAAACGGAACGTTGGTGAAGTCAGCGCCGGTGATGATCACGTTGCTGAAGCGGGTGTTGAACGCAAAAGCGTCCTCCAATACAGCATTGGTCAGGTTGGTGCCATCCAGCACTGCTGAGTCCAACGTGGCATCGCGCAAATTGGTGTCAGTCAGGTTGGCGTCCTGAAGTTTGGCGCCGTAGAGGCTGGCGCCCTGGAGGTCGCTGCCGGAGAAATCGGCTTCCCGCAGATTGGTCAGATTGAAGGTCACCCCCTGCATCTCACGGTTGGTGAAATCGGATCCGATTAACACCTGTTTGGCGTAATCCATAGCGGCATGGGCCGGAGCAAGCGGCAAGGTGATCGCCAGCAGCAAGGCGATCAGAGGAGCCAACAGGCGGCGGGGCATCGGCGGTGGGGGATCACAGCCCAACCCTAGGGCGCGTGAGCGAATCCCAGTCCATTGGGCGCACCATCTCGCGCTGAGTTCAAGGTCTGGGGAGAATGCCGTCAAGACGAGAGCCCGGGTGGTGTTGCAAGGTCCCCAGCTGCTTCGGGCAAAGACGGATCAGGTTTTGTTGTCTCAGGTGCCAAGGCCTCAGCATCTTTGGCATGCCCTGCGCACCGGAATTGCCGCAGCTACGGCCTACGGGCTCGCCGAATGGATTGGCATTCCTGAGTCCTATTGGGCTGCCATTTCCGCAATCATCGTCATGCAGTCCTCGCTGGGTGCTGCTTGGTCAACATCCAAGCAACGCCTGCTCGGAACCCTGCTGGGCGTGGTGCTGGGCGCCTGTCTGGTCAGTGCTTTGGGCACCCCTCATGTGGCCTTTTATGGCCTGGTGATGGTGCTGCTTGGCGGGCTTTGCTCCCTCTTGCGCATGGAGGTGATCGGCTATCGCTTTGCCGGTGTCACCTTCACCATCGTGGTGCTTGTGGCTGACCCTCAGCAGGTGTGGTGGGTGGGCCTTTACCGCTTTCTTGAGGTGTCGTTAGGGATCACCACCAGCCTGGTGGTGACAGCGGTGAGTGCGCGGCTGACGCGGCTGAGCGCTTGACGCAGGGCTGCGGATGATCTGGGCTGGCGGGTGATCCGAACGCGACGGATCAAGCGGGGAATCCTTCGGTTGATCCGTGGCTCTGGGTTGCCATGTCATCACCATCCCTCAACGATCCGGGTCGATGGGCGGAGCAGAAGGTGCTGTTGTTGCTCAGCGCACGCGGATGGACCTGTTTGGCGGAACGGTGGCGATGTCGTTTTGGTGAACTCGATTTGGTGATGGCCAAACAGAAAGGGAGTGAGGGCCGTCTGCTGGTGGTTGAAGTCAAGGCGCGCCGGCGCTGCGGTCGCGATGGTTGGGGAGTCGCAGCTTGCAATGCCGGCAAGCTTCAACGCCTGGCCAGGGCCATGGCCTGTTGGCGGATGGCCAATCCTTGGACTGCGACTTGGTCCATGGAGCTGGTGGTGGCCCTCGTGCCCTTGCCGCCTAACCGCAAGCCCGTTCGCTGGATACCCGTCGTCGATGGGGTCAACAGGCTTGGATGAAAGGAGGTCGAGGCCATCAAGAAGAAGAAATGCGTTCTGGTGTGTGATTGGCGCTGCGTCATCGCTTCTCTTTCCTGGCCTGAATGAAGACTTTGCCGATGAAGGTGATGTGTTGATGCGTTGGTAGCGAATACTCACGAATTGTCCGGGGGCACCAGGGGCACGACTGGCGCGATAGCGTTCAGTCAGACGATTTCCAGAAAGCTCGTAATAGGATTGATTGCG contains these protein-coding regions:
- a CDS encoding NAD(P)/FAD-dependent oxidoreductase, coding for MSAKPQQESRQVQVLIVGLGPAGAACGMALAGSGLEVLALDRAHFPRDKICGDALPLGAQTLVQHLGLLTTSPELQCRSSLEERGSVRARGYDQGLTGQGWLAERGAILSSTACLQTVRRHDLDHWLVERCRERQLPMEFGWQVESLRWDQAIQRWQVRGRIRTREGKPLKRFAITTPVVVGCDGAASAIQRQSNPARPRSLQALASRCYLTPHESQTSSAQAQPRSRLHYLWPGESTYAWAFAVPGGFNCGVAAMVNRHGDLPIRGRDLMERTRQWIQTLNHDWDHSAVEASHHNTSTIQTMAIPVIHPTTAPQSSAGILLAGDAAALVDPHQGHGIDRALESGALAATVIRKGVAMGLAPAALSERYQQRLAVRVRGWQQQWQALELESMNDTALIKALSRPR
- a CDS encoding NAD(P)/FAD-dependent oxidoreductase; this encodes MTSSSAGVQKVAIIGGGVAGLTLALALQRHGIRVSVHEKYDHYQSQSTGFLIWSYAIKILQDLDVPVQNFGAPLEVFRMHGRKGQPVVDMPIGDVSRRNGAESYEVNRRRLSQTLAAMVGNDLVLGQECVSVVNHPGHATAHFADGSCVDADVVIACDGANSALRQQMFPDVRLRMLGSGGWIAVIDAIPEGLEPGVQMDFWLPGCKAGVAQLGHGETRWYVAFNTIQPQADVAKKEQIQQQIKRVPELLQRCLELTDEEQMVFTQAGDLLALSPWYRDRVLLIGDAAHATSPYAGMGACSAIADAAVLADLIASGRPVAEIFQCFEAARKPAADAVIKESRHGLDRSTCGGLRSWMRDLMFANIPSPKLDQIVEDMVTGR
- a CDS encoding Y-family DNA polymerase, encoding MAKATALIDANNFYASCEQSLDPALQGKPVVVLSNNDGCIVARSAEARALGIAMGTPFFQARHDLERLNVVVRSSNYALYADMSQRLMSLLEQQAEDLEIYSIDEAFACLTRPVDGDLRGWARQLRARIKHNLGLPIAIGLGPSKSQAKLANQLAKGIPAHAGVFDLGHCGDPDPWLETIAIEDVWGIGRKLAHWCRGRGITNARQLRDMPTGVLKAKAGVVGWRLQRELRGHACLPLALAPSPKQETCVSRSFSRPVTSLEELQQAIATYVVRAAEKLRKQGQRAAALTIYTRTSPFSPGFYSRSASRQLDLPSNDTTVLLKAALPLVARIFQPHRPLAKAGVLMQHLQGIHHLQQHLLTPCDPADLQRREVLLATIDGLNRRYGSGTVAWAACGMTPSWMMRRDRLGQACTTRLSDVPVVRA
- a CDS encoding LexA family transcriptional regulator; the protein is MDVQNTPLPLRAQRRPLAIPLAGERVAAGFPSPADDYVDVGIDLNEQLIRHPSSTFFLRVSGDSMIGAGIHDGDLLVVDRSLNPRPGRIVVAILDGAFTLKRLMRDQRGLHLEAANPAYPCLDLHHCTDVQIWGVAVHVIHPL
- a CDS encoding 23S rRNA (pseudouridine(1915)-N(3))-methyltransferase RlmH is translated as MNPARCRILAVGKVRKSWVQEGIALYLKRLPGLTITELRDSTPEKEAEAIRQALRPDEVPVILMEQGKTIDSVTFASRLGGYGSQRLAFVIGGADGITAELKASAAWQLSLSPMTFPHELARLLLLEQLFRAQTIRAGSPYHRA
- a CDS encoding pentapeptide repeat-containing protein, translating into MPRRLLAPLIALLLAITLPLAPAHAAMDYAKQVLIGSDFTNREMQGVTFNLTNLREADFSGSDLQGASLYGAKLQDANLTDTNLRDATLDSAVLDGTNLTNAVLEDAFAFNTRFSNVIITGADFTNVPFRGDALKTLCAAAEGTNPVTGRDTRDTLGC
- a CDS encoding aromatic acid exporter family protein; this translates as MPRPQHLWHALRTGIAAATAYGLAEWIGIPESYWAAISAIIVMQSSLGAAWSTSKQRLLGTLLGVVLGACLVSALGTPHVAFYGLVMVLLGGLCSLLRMEVIGYRFAGVTFTIVVLVADPQQVWWVGLYRFLEVSLGITTSLVVTAVSARLTRLSA
- a CDS encoding YraN family protein; this translates as MSSPSLNDPGRWAEQKVLLLLSARGWTCLAERWRCRFGELDLVMAKQKGSEGRLLVVEVKARRRCGRDGWGVAACNAGKLQRLARAMACWRMANPWTATWSMELVVALVPLPPNRKPVRWIPVVDGVNRLG